In Flavobacterium sp. N3904, one DNA window encodes the following:
- a CDS encoding UDP-N-acetylmuramate--L-alanine ligase: protein MRTHFIAIGGSAMHNLALALHNKGYQVTGSDDAIFEPSKSRLEKKGILPVELGWFPEKITSDIEAIILGMHAKADNPELLKAQELGLKIYSYPEFLYEQSKNKTRVVIGGSHGKTTITSMILHVMHYHNIEVDYMVGAQLEGFDTMVHLTEENDFMVLEGDEYLSSPIDRRPKFHLYQPNIALISGIAWDHINVFPTYDFYVEQFEIFIDKITNGGILVYNEDDAEVKRVAEKATNPIRKLAYHTPKYTVSDGVTLLETPEGAMPIEVFGAHNLNNLAGAKWICQNMGVDEADFYEAIASFKGASKRLEKIAESKTKVAYKDFAHSPSKVAATTKAVKEQYPNRKVVACLELHTYSSLNAEFLKEYEGALEYADVAVVFYSPDAVKIKQLEEVTYEQISKAFNRQDLIIYTNPKDFKDYLFNLNLENSALLLMSSGNYGGLNFDEVKGLIE from the coding sequence ATGAGAACACATTTCATTGCCATAGGCGGAAGCGCAATGCACAACCTAGCATTGGCATTACACAACAAAGGATATCAAGTTACGGGAAGTGATGATGCTATTTTTGAACCATCAAAATCAAGATTGGAAAAAAAAGGAATACTGCCTGTAGAGTTGGGTTGGTTTCCAGAGAAAATCACATCCGATATTGAAGCCATAATACTTGGAATGCACGCCAAAGCCGACAATCCAGAACTCTTGAAAGCGCAGGAACTGGGTCTTAAAATTTATTCATATCCAGAGTTTTTGTATGAACAATCCAAAAATAAAACGCGTGTTGTTATTGGAGGTTCTCACGGAAAAACGACCATAACTTCAATGATTTTGCACGTGATGCATTACCATAATATCGAAGTGGATTATATGGTAGGAGCACAACTGGAAGGCTTTGATACAATGGTGCATCTTACCGAAGAGAATGATTTTATGGTTTTGGAAGGGGATGAATATTTGTCTTCACCAATTGACAGAAGACCTAAGTTTCATTTGTACCAACCCAATATTGCTTTGATTTCGGGAATTGCTTGGGATCATATCAATGTTTTTCCGACTTATGATTTTTATGTAGAGCAGTTTGAAATTTTTATTGATAAAATTACAAACGGAGGGATTCTAGTTTACAATGAAGACGATGCTGAAGTAAAACGCGTGGCTGAAAAAGCGACTAATCCAATACGTAAATTAGCATACCATACTCCAAAATATACAGTAAGTGATGGAGTGACATTGCTGGAAACGCCTGAAGGAGCAATGCCTATCGAAGTATTTGGTGCTCACAACCTGAATAATTTAGCCGGAGCCAAATGGATTTGCCAAAATATGGGAGTAGATGAAGCCGATTTCTATGAAGCGATTGCCAGTTTCAAAGGCGCATCCAAACGTTTGGAAAAAATCGCCGAAAGCAAAACCAAAGTAGCTTATAAAGATTTTGCCCATTCGCCAAGTAAGGTGGCTGCCACCACCAAAGCCGTGAAAGAGCAATACCCAAATCGTAAAGTAGTGGCTTGTTTAGAATTGCACACTTATAGTAGTTTGAATGCTGAATTCTTAAAAGAATACGAAGGAGCCCTTGAATATGCTGATGTTGCTGTTGTTTTCTATTCACCGGATGCGGTTAAAATTAAACAATTGGAAGAAGTGACGTATGAGCAAATTTCTAAAGCGTTCAACAGACAAGATTTAATCATTTATACGAATCCAAAAGATTTCAAAGACTATTTGTTTAATCTAAATTTGGAGAATTCAGCTTTATTATTGATGAGCTCTGGAAATTATGGTGGATTGAATTTTGATGAGGTGAAAGGATTGATTGAATAA
- a CDS encoding carboxypeptidase-like regulatory domain-containing protein → MKNIYLIFLFISTSLFAQQYEKDWNKVIKNENEGKIKTANQIVDKIYKKAVSKKEEVQIIKCFFYASKYLQVVDENAQTKILNNLKAQIKQVSIPSQAILNLVYGKCLGEYSNYGEAVVATEAMAVDTVAVDTVENIIEGNFDEASVDFKSEKEIDAIFDKTLENEPILKAIPLTNYEAIFDFFTLEKFKKENLFDYLLKENIAFYKSKINEWQFESKQFEGHKNNLLGDTDAFLKLNLDFIKDENLKKVLSLYQKLEADAPTLENKLERILFCSNYLIKSDEDLLNALTTLEKETQEVIQLQKIQLEKATVYAKLASKESHPDYNNKAFAELESVLTINNNSNTYKLAIQKKEELLSKTIQVELQKYIYNKENARAFIRYKSTNNLMISFFKINYNKIAEFHNAPNKRDSLATQIVTNKKSLITKNYQFIDKKDYFEYTTEVVLPQLETGSYLVYFESETDTKDKKGFGYETITVSNISVLANAKGGTEYYTVLDRKTGKPMENVSLKSSYFEMKTNVDGLAIYEPKENKNSNYNPYPILLTTANDTILIDKNYLAYSSDYSENKEDKNFKGKVEFYLDRAIYRPGQTVYYKGIAIQKKNNKSSIVPNTSFKITIQDPNYTNFKEFEVTTNEFGSFSGEFILPKTGLTGDFRIEADEPTDYEKDATYNKTKDEHPFWDNVDFENSSTYFKVEEYKRPKFEVAFEPKKESFQVNQSVTVKGTAKAFAGSNISDAKVTYTITRFTNSFRNYYSNEPEEILVSSETKTDASGKFSIDFIAQPYKIASKEQLPVFNYRINASVTDINGETHTAVTAIKVGYHDLILNTSIPNSIETKNKNEITLNSTNLNGEFKAVKGEIKLYFVSPFPNKFKSRVFTQPEISTISDADFEKLFPYEINFSKTSKKPAETLVFSKKIDTEKDKNLVLDFITDYQSGNYKVVFSAKDSFENPIETVSNISIIQSKNKYNPNKLFTVEQINKDPKKDGFVIVQLRSTLDTLYIHTIANYKNSSFYEKNIVLENHQATITIPLQKEFEKSLKIGFESIFENQSFNDQLEIELKFDEPKMEFLVESYRNKIQPGSNENWSFKLNASNTNLEAEILASMYDSSLDQFTKTEWGALDFYDYNNNGVNFRTGLGFDKTHTYIRSLNSRGTRIHLKNEDTKLIWFGFDFKETNPKLITLEYKNQLNRKAKKPQNAKTVYGYVLDSKSEALPGVIIIVKGSTRGTQTDFDGYYEIDVAENEELVFSYIGFESQTQIAGDDKNLDVVLHESSNSLQEVVVVGYGTQKKASLTGAVSYIKASITTEQDKVTMLNDMLQGKVAGVNITTNNGNPGAGQSIKIRGLSTNDDKNNPLYIVDGVITEKLDTLNPSDILSMDVLKGDKATALYGEKGKNGVIIITTKKSLEALTQVKARKNLSETAFFFPNLKTDGKGKVSFGFTSPEALTAWKLRLMAHNKEAVSGYLEKSVVTQKELMVMPNFPRFFREKDTLVIRAKISNMTNQAKTGIAVLQLFDATTMQPIDAKMLNAKNVKNFTIGAFGNTTANWTIAIPEGLQGVQYKVLAKAGNFSDGEENILPVLTNNMLVTESIPIWVRENSKKEYTFENLKNNSSTTLKNHQFTLEYTSNPSWMAIQSLPYLMEYEHECAEQTFARFYANALASKIISSNPKIATIFETWRKNGKLISKLEENEELKSIVLAETPWLNDAQNEDEKKKNLALLFDLEKMKSTQQATFDKLKQKQKPSGGFAWFDGSEENEYITRHILAGLGHLAKLNADDATIEKIDEISEKGIPFIDRKFLEYHKIRTQNEKATDKLIWLNPNSDLHYLYARSFYLKDYPLSDTLKKITKHYLETAKENWLSYSLYEKGLTALALNRFGEKATAKKILESLKETASNNEDWGMYWIANKAGWYWYQAPIETQALLIETFSEIANDTKSVDAMKVWLLKNKQTKNWPTTKSTTEAIYALLMQGSDWLSVKDNTTVQIGEQKIVSKKLSENEKEAETGYIKLNWKADEIKKDMATISITNKSKVPGYGGVYWQYFEDLDKIKNNTGTNLSITKELYLKKNTDKGSELQKITASTVLKVGDLITVRLIIISKEDVEFIHLKDMRASCFEPIDVLSSYQYQGGLGFYKSTKDAATHFFFDRINKGTYVLEYDIRVNNIGNFSNGISTIESMYAPEYTSHTKGIRVKAID, encoded by the coding sequence ATGAAAAATATTTATTTAATCTTTCTTTTCATCTCAACATCCTTATTTGCCCAACAATACGAAAAAGACTGGAACAAAGTCATTAAAAATGAAAATGAAGGTAAAATAAAAACCGCCAATCAAATTGTAGATAAAATATACAAAAAGGCAGTTTCCAAAAAAGAAGAAGTACAAATTATAAAATGTTTTTTTTATGCATCTAAATATTTACAAGTTGTAGATGAAAATGCACAAACCAAAATTTTAAATAATTTAAAAGCCCAAATTAAGCAAGTAAGTATTCCGTCTCAAGCTATTTTGAATTTGGTTTATGGAAAATGTTTGGGTGAGTATTCCAATTATGGGGAAGCCGTAGTTGCAACCGAGGCTATGGCTGTTGATACTGTCGCAGTTGATACTGTCGAAAATATAATTGAAGGAAATTTTGACGAAGCTTCTGTTGATTTTAAATCTGAAAAAGAAATAGATGCTATTTTCGATAAAACATTAGAAAATGAACCCATTTTAAAAGCTATTCCTCTAACTAATTACGAAGCAATTTTTGATTTTTTTACTTTGGAAAAATTCAAAAAAGAAAATCTGTTTGATTATTTGCTAAAAGAAAATATTGCCTTTTATAAATCAAAAATAAACGAATGGCAGTTTGAATCTAAACAATTTGAAGGTCATAAAAATAATCTTTTAGGCGATACTGATGCCTTTTTAAAATTAAACCTTGATTTTATCAAAGATGAAAATCTAAAAAAAGTGCTTTCATTATATCAAAAACTAGAAGCTGATGCTCCTACGCTGGAAAATAAATTGGAACGCATATTATTTTGTTCTAACTATCTTATAAAATCAGATGAAGATTTACTGAATGCCCTAACTACTTTAGAAAAAGAAACACAAGAAGTAATTCAACTGCAAAAAATTCAATTAGAAAAAGCAACTGTTTACGCCAAATTGGCTTCCAAAGAATCGCATCCTGATTATAACAATAAAGCGTTTGCCGAATTAGAAAGCGTTTTGACTATTAACAATAATTCGAACACCTACAAACTGGCGATTCAAAAAAAGGAAGAACTGCTTTCAAAAACCATTCAAGTTGAACTTCAAAAATACATTTATAATAAAGAAAACGCAAGAGCTTTTATTCGATATAAAAGCACAAACAATTTAATGATTTCCTTTTTTAAAATAAATTACAACAAAATTGCCGAATTTCATAATGCTCCCAACAAACGTGACAGTTTGGCTACCCAAATTGTAACTAATAAAAAATCATTAATCACAAAAAACTACCAATTCATTGACAAAAAAGATTACTTCGAATATACCACCGAAGTTGTTTTACCACAACTAGAGACAGGCAGCTATTTGGTTTATTTTGAAAGCGAAACCGACACCAAAGACAAAAAAGGATTTGGTTACGAAACCATCACAGTTTCGAATATTTCGGTTTTGGCAAATGCAAAAGGTGGTACGGAATACTACACTGTTCTCGACAGAAAAACAGGAAAACCAATGGAGAATGTTTCTTTAAAATCAAGTTATTTCGAGATGAAAACCAATGTGGATGGCTTAGCAATCTATGAACCAAAAGAAAACAAAAACAGCAATTACAATCCTTATCCCATTTTACTAACCACAGCGAACGACACCATTTTAATAGATAAAAATTACCTTGCCTATAGTTCTGATTATTCTGAAAATAAGGAAGATAAAAACTTTAAAGGCAAGGTAGAATTCTACTTGGACCGAGCCATTTATCGCCCAGGACAAACCGTTTATTATAAAGGAATTGCTATTCAAAAAAAGAACAACAAATCAAGCATTGTTCCCAATACTTCTTTCAAAATAACCATTCAAGATCCTAATTACACAAATTTTAAAGAATTTGAAGTTACCACAAATGAATTTGGTTCTTTTTCGGGTGAATTTATTTTGCCTAAAACTGGTTTAACAGGAGATTTTAGAATTGAAGCAGACGAACCTACTGATTACGAAAAAGATGCTACTTATAACAAAACAAAAGACGAACACCCATTTTGGGATAATGTAGATTTTGAAAACTCCTCAACTTATTTTAAAGTAGAAGAATACAAGCGTCCGAAGTTTGAAGTGGCTTTTGAACCCAAAAAAGAAAGCTTTCAGGTAAATCAATCCGTTACTGTAAAAGGGACAGCCAAAGCATTTGCTGGAAGCAATATTTCGGATGCCAAAGTAACGTATACGATAACCCGTTTTACAAATTCTTTCAGAAATTATTACAGTAACGAGCCAGAAGAAATTTTAGTTAGTAGCGAAACCAAAACAGATGCTTCTGGTAAATTTTCGATTGATTTCATTGCGCAACCGTATAAAATTGCAAGCAAGGAACAACTTCCTGTTTTCAATTATCGAATAAACGCGAGCGTAACCGATATCAATGGAGAAACGCATACTGCGGTAACCGCTATCAAAGTGGGCTATCACGACTTGATACTGAATACTTCAATTCCAAATAGCATTGAGACGAAAAACAAAAATGAAATCACACTTAACAGCACTAATTTGAATGGAGAATTCAAAGCCGTAAAAGGAGAAATAAAATTGTATTTTGTAAGTCCGTTTCCAAACAAATTCAAATCAAGAGTTTTCACGCAACCTGAAATCAGTACTATTTCGGATGCCGATTTTGAAAAATTATTTCCTTACGAAATAAACTTTTCTAAAACTTCCAAAAAGCCTGCTGAAACTTTAGTCTTTTCTAAAAAAATAGATACTGAAAAAGACAAAAATCTCGTACTCGATTTCATCACTGATTATCAATCGGGAAATTATAAAGTGGTGTTTTCTGCAAAAGACAGTTTTGAAAATCCTATCGAAACTGTTTCTAATATTTCAATTATACAAAGCAAAAACAAATACAACCCGAATAAATTATTTACTGTTGAGCAAATCAATAAAGACCCGAAGAAAGATGGCTTTGTAATCGTTCAGCTCCGTTCAACCTTGGACACATTATATATTCATACCATAGCCAATTATAAAAATAGTTCTTTTTATGAAAAAAATATTGTTTTAGAAAACCATCAAGCTACAATTACGATTCCACTTCAAAAGGAATTCGAAAAGTCATTGAAAATTGGTTTTGAAAGCATTTTTGAAAATCAAAGTTTTAATGATCAATTAGAAATAGAATTAAAATTTGATGAACCCAAAATGGAATTTTTGGTAGAAAGTTATAGAAATAAAATCCAGCCTGGGAGTAATGAAAATTGGTCATTCAAATTGAATGCGTCCAACACCAATTTGGAAGCCGAAATTTTGGCATCTATGTATGACAGTTCTTTAGATCAATTTACCAAAACGGAATGGGGCGCCTTGGACTTTTATGACTATAATAATAATGGAGTGAATTTCCGAACCGGTTTAGGATTTGACAAAACCCACACTTATATCCGTAGTTTAAATTCACGCGGGACACGCATACACCTTAAAAATGAAGACACTAAATTAATCTGGTTTGGATTTGATTTTAAAGAAACAAATCCAAAACTAATCACTTTAGAATATAAAAATCAACTTAACAGAAAAGCAAAAAAACCACAAAATGCTAAAACAGTTTATGGTTATGTTTTAGATTCAAAATCTGAAGCATTACCTGGTGTTATTATAATAGTAAAAGGTAGCACTAGAGGAACTCAAACTGATTTTGATGGCTATTATGAAATTGATGTTGCTGAAAATGAAGAATTGGTGTTCAGTTATATTGGGTTTGAAAGTCAAACACAAATTGCAGGAGATGACAAAAATTTGGATGTTGTTTTACATGAAAGCTCTAATAGTTTGCAAGAAGTTGTAGTTGTTGGATACGGAACTCAAAAAAAAGCATCACTTACAGGAGCAGTTTCTTACATAAAAGCTTCCATTACTACTGAACAAGACAAAGTTACTATGCTAAATGATATGCTTCAAGGAAAGGTAGCTGGAGTTAATATAACAACTAATAATGGTAATCCAGGCGCAGGACAATCAATAAAAATAAGAGGCTTATCGACAAACGATGACAAAAATAACCCTTTGTATATTGTAGATGGCGTGATTACTGAAAAACTAGATACTTTAAACCCATCAGACATTCTTTCGATGGATGTTTTAAAAGGAGATAAAGCAACGGCTTTATATGGAGAAAAAGGCAAAAACGGGGTAATCATCATCACAACCAAAAAATCATTAGAAGCACTCACTCAAGTAAAAGCAAGAAAAAATCTATCTGAAACGGCTTTCTTTTTCCCGAATTTAAAAACAGATGGCAAAGGAAAAGTGAGTTTTGGATTTACTTCTCCCGAAGCCTTGACCGCTTGGAAACTTCGTTTAATGGCACACAACAAAGAAGCAGTTTCGGGATATCTCGAAAAAAGCGTTGTGACTCAAAAGGAACTAATGGTAATGCCTAATTTTCCAAGATTCTTTAGAGAAAAAGACACCCTTGTGATTCGTGCTAAAATCTCGAATATGACCAATCAGGCCAAAACAGGAATTGCTGTTTTACAGCTTTTTGATGCAACCACTATGCAACCCATAGATGCAAAAATGTTAAATGCAAAAAACGTCAAAAACTTTACTATTGGTGCTTTTGGAAATACTACTGCCAATTGGACAATTGCAATCCCCGAAGGTTTGCAAGGTGTTCAATATAAAGTTTTGGCAAAAGCTGGAAACTTCTCTGATGGAGAAGAAAACATCTTGCCCGTTTTGACAAACAATATGTTAGTTACCGAAAGTATACCGATTTGGGTGCGAGAAAACTCGAAGAAAGAATACACTTTTGAGAATCTCAAAAATAACAGTTCTACTACTTTAAAAAACCACCAATTTACGCTGGAATACACCTCCAATCCATCTTGGATGGCGATTCAATCCTTGCCTTATTTAATGGAATACGAACACGAATGTGCCGAACAAACTTTTGCTAGATTTTATGCAAATGCTTTGGCTTCGAAAATCATTTCAAGCAATCCAAAAATCGCTACCATTTTTGAAACTTGGAGAAAAAATGGCAAACTGATTTCCAAATTAGAAGAAAACGAAGAACTAAAATCGATTGTTCTTGCCGAAACGCCTTGGCTAAACGACGCTCAAAACGAAGACGAGAAGAAAAAGAATCTAGCCTTGCTCTTTGATTTAGAGAAAATGAAAAGCACACAACAAGCAACTTTTGACAAATTAAAACAAAAGCAAAAACCTTCCGGTGGTTTTGCTTGGTTTGACGGAAGCGAGGAAAACGAATACATCACCCGACATATTCTGGCTGGATTAGGCCATTTGGCAAAATTAAATGCTGATGATGCAACTATTGAAAAAATAGATGAAATTTCAGAAAAAGGCATTCCGTTTATTGATAGAAAATTTTTAGAATATCACAAAATCAGAACCCAAAACGAGAAAGCAACTGACAAATTAATTTGGTTGAATCCCAATTCTGATTTGCATTATCTCTATGCCCGTAGTTTTTATTTAAAAGATTATCCCCTTTCAGATACTCTAAAGAAAATAACCAAACACTATTTAGAAACTGCCAAGGAAAATTGGCTAAGTTATTCTTTATATGAAAAAGGATTAACTGCATTGGCTTTAAATCGTTTTGGAGAAAAAGCAACCGCCAAAAAAATTCTTGAAAGCCTAAAAGAAACCGCCTCCAACAACGAAGATTGGGGAATGTATTGGATTGCCAACAAAGCAGGCTGGTATTGGTATCAAGCTCCTATTGAAACTCAAGCATTATTAATTGAAACTTTCTCAGAAATTGCAAACGACACTAAATCTGTAGATGCGATGAAAGTTTGGTTACTCAAAAACAAGCAAACCAAAAACTGGCCAACCACAAAATCCACCACTGAAGCCATTTATGCGTTACTGATGCAAGGTTCTGATTGGTTGAGTGTAAAAGACAATACAACCGTCCAAATTGGGGAGCAGAAAATAGTAAGCAAAAAACTATCCGAAAATGAAAAAGAAGCCGAGACAGGCTACATCAAACTCAATTGGAAAGCCGATGAAATCAAAAAAGACATGGCGACAATAAGCATTACCAACAAATCGAAAGTACCTGGTTACGGAGGAGTTTATTGGCAATACTTTGAAGATTTGGATAAAATAAAAAACAATACTGGAACTAATTTATCGATAACAAAAGAATTATATCTAAAGAAAAACACGGACAAAGGTTCTGAATTACAAAAAATCACAGCTTCAACTGTGTTGAAAGTTGGAGATTTGATTACCGTTCGCTTAATCATTATATCCAAAGAAGATGTAGAATTTATTCACTTAAAAGACATGCGCGCTTCATGTTTCGAACCTATAGATGTCCTTTCCTCCTATCAATATCAAGGAGGGTTAGGCTTTTATAAAAGTACCAAAGACGCTGCAACCCATTTCTTTTTTGACCGAATAAATAAAGGAACTTATGTATTGGAATATGATATTCGAGTAAATAACATAGGGAATTTCTCTAATGGAATTTCAACTATTGAAAGTATGTATGCACCTGAATATACCAGTCATACAAAGGGAATTCGGGTAAAAGCAATTGACTAA
- the radC gene encoding RadC family protein, translating into MILDDSNSPFREQGTFPITNWSEDDKPREKLMLKGKNVLSDAELIAILIGSGSRNESAVDLSKRILASVDHNLNALGKLSIAQLINFKGIGEAKAISIIAAMELGRRRRGEEVVELTKITSSKAVFEVMQPIIGELPHEEFWVLFLNNSNKILFKTQLSKGGMTGTVVDVRIVFKIAFEQNATAIILTHNHPSGKLQASEADIQITKKIKTAGQQLDIPVLDHIIITEKGYYSFADEGIF; encoded by the coding sequence ATGATTTTAGACGATTCTAATTCACCTTTTCGGGAACAAGGTACTTTTCCAATCACCAATTGGTCAGAAGACGATAAGCCCAGAGAAAAATTAATGCTCAAAGGCAAAAACGTTCTGAGCGATGCCGAATTAATTGCAATATTGATTGGATCGGGAAGCAGGAACGAATCGGCTGTAGATCTCAGTAAAAGGATTCTGGCAAGCGTAGATCATAATTTGAATGCTTTAGGCAAGCTATCCATTGCGCAGTTGATTAATTTTAAAGGAATTGGTGAAGCCAAAGCGATTTCGATAATTGCAGCGATGGAGTTGGGAAGACGGAGACGAGGTGAAGAGGTAGTTGAGTTAACAAAAATCACATCCAGTAAAGCGGTTTTCGAAGTCATGCAACCCATAATAGGGGAGTTGCCTCACGAAGAATTTTGGGTTTTGTTTTTGAATAATTCCAATAAAATACTCTTCAAAACACAGTTGAGCAAAGGCGGAATGACAGGAACAGTAGTCGATGTTCGAATTGTTTTCAAAATTGCTTTTGAACAAAATGCAACAGCAATTATTTTGACACACAATCATCCTTCAGGAAAATTGCAGGCCAGTGAGGCCGATATTCAAATAACAAAAAAGATAAAAACCGCAGGACAACAATTGGACATTCCTGTTTTGGATCATATAATCATTACAGAAAAGGGGTACTATAGTTTTGCTGACGAAGGAATATTTTAG
- a CDS encoding YjjG family noncanonical pyrimidine nucleotidase, which yields MKNKITDIFFDLDHTLWDFDVNSELAFETIFKKDHPTIQISHFIGKYVPINQACWKLYQYDKITHAELRYNRLKHTFDALEYHVSDAEIESIAHDYIQLLPENNRLFDGTIEVLEYLEKKYKLHIITNGFAEVQYKKINNSNIAGFFKTITNSEMAGVKKPNPIIYEYALNLAQANKENSIMIGDCLEADVQGAIEAGLDAIFFNDKKIKVEENIKQVTHLLELKKYL from the coding sequence ATGAAAAACAAAATAACTGACATATTTTTCGACTTAGACCATACACTATGGGATTTTGATGTCAACTCAGAATTAGCTTTTGAAACTATTTTCAAGAAAGATCATCCAACAATTCAAATAAGTCATTTTATCGGAAAGTATGTTCCTATTAATCAAGCTTGTTGGAAATTATACCAATACGATAAAATAACGCATGCCGAATTAAGATACAATCGTCTCAAACATACTTTTGATGCTCTTGAATATCATGTTTCGGATGCTGAAATCGAAAGTATAGCCCATGATTATATTCAGTTATTGCCCGAAAATAATCGTTTGTTTGATGGAACAATAGAAGTACTCGAATATTTAGAAAAAAAGTATAAATTGCATATTATTACCAATGGCTTTGCCGAGGTGCAATACAAAAAAATAAACAACTCAAATATTGCAGGGTTTTTTAAAACAATCACCAATTCTGAAATGGCGGGAGTCAAGAAACCCAACCCTATTATTTACGAATACGCTCTTAATTTGGCTCAAGCCAATAAAGAAAACAGTATCATGATTGGAGATTGCCTTGAAGCGGATGTTCAAGGAGCTATTGAAGCAGGATTGGATGCTATTTTTTTTAATGACAAAAAGATTAAGGTAGAAGAAAATATCAAACAAGTAACTCATTTATTAGAATTAAAAAAATATTTATAA
- a CDS encoding tetratricopeptide repeat protein, which translates to MKKALIIFLLFPLLILGQTNFEKGEKLFLDGKYNQAQPLFETYLKSNPNHLKTIEYLGDIAGQEKAWDKCIGYYKKLKTLKPTEANYYYKYGGALGMKSLEVNKFKALGMISEVRSSFEKAIALNPKHIEARWALIELNLQLPGIVGGSESKAIKYSTELRELSPVDGYLSRGHIEEYFKRYGQAEQQYKRAVLIGGSKLCYQKLADLYKNKMKQPDKSNTVWEEYKNRKQ; encoded by the coding sequence ATGAAAAAGGCATTGATCATATTTTTGTTATTTCCACTACTTATTTTAGGTCAGACCAATTTCGAAAAAGGTGAGAAATTGTTCCTAGATGGAAAGTATAATCAAGCGCAACCCTTGTTTGAAACTTATTTAAAAAGCAATCCAAATCATCTGAAAACTATAGAATATTTAGGAGATATTGCAGGTCAAGAAAAAGCATGGGACAAATGTATTGGGTATTATAAAAAACTTAAAACATTAAAACCTACTGAAGCCAATTATTACTACAAATATGGAGGTGCATTGGGAATGAAATCTTTGGAAGTCAATAAATTCAAAGCGTTAGGAATGATTAGCGAAGTTCGTTCTTCTTTTGAAAAAGCCATCGCTTTAAATCCAAAACACATTGAAGCGCGATGGGCATTAATCGAACTTAATTTGCAATTGCCAGGAATTGTGGGAGGAAGCGAATCCAAAGCCATTAAATATTCAACAGAGCTGCGCGAATTGTCTCCTGTGGACGGCTATTTATCCCGCGGTCATATTGAGGAATATTTTAAAAGATATGGACAAGCCGAACAACAATACAAAAGAGCTGTCTTAATTGGCGGGTCTAAACTGTGTTACCAAAAGCTGGCCGATTTGTATAAAAACAAAATGAAACAACCCGATAAGTCCAATACCGTTTGGGAAGAATATAAAAATAGAAAACAATAA